A window of the Cutaneotrichosporon cavernicola HIS019 DNA, chromosome: 6 genome harbors these coding sequences:
- a CDS encoding uncharacterized protein (Mus7/MMS22 family), whose amino-acid sequence MPPRKRARRSGVEEPTPTSTPPPSQPPGTQRIRTVPAPGRNRYRTRHRRDVRGPELAELEGGRADLVPPSDDEEYDEWRAVRAVERAEQARAEAEATSDVEELFTMPGSPRRRDHLPSQSPPVPAMEPEAPVPPHPPPDSELADETKLSRLTGPSLPRRSSLPPTSPVRAPRHQQEGLAVTSPGGPVAASWSPNGPLVEVNVEESQLPAVEVAVPADGGMGSPMDAEESQIPVEAVAASPSPAHLGLGSLMSVEESQLPIPHEMREEEAWGMDLDVVEDAPMPIDLEYRSRSPTPSFAASVPPQPVMDLEVFNYPPATIELDPGSQSGRESLARSVAPQPSPALRPPPSSPDAVDLLAANRASQSAPVRPPPSQTRDSHMAVASVADTPQPFIDPALLQFRFVRTFRTRTALQLQPYTKEKQQYENALRKGGLAKGRRAVAPSAEIRAANEPDKTQTQDDDSSSYSEATPPDAIVIGGTQDQAQPRRLEPKPLVDADYDEYFLEFGEVVEEEDEVCQKRLQVIARKRLRVAKEARRKERAAERTRRGFEALMKETEKEREAERKKEAEKRKAEREKAAQRVTAEKQRKAAANQERERESNARRGGTTQSVSKRTSMLAVTAREKSVPKVPRSSTVRRDRGGSVGGKAGASLMSETSVNHTPGVPGRPVTYSRRQQRPVVELSDSPLSSPPPSPSPSQRQVPLLPSDIRPRVCTPALTSPLDRARPPTVSSGMVQVDIMDLGGGLDDFGDGIDDIGGNNYGDFIGSADGKPATPRRLSSPPVVPTSRSTRRRRIVSSSSHSSDGDASDSSQLQFDKRRRIAERMLPRAMLKRLEQEATQQKRRKDDRRRRAARVDDSPVRPGHAVVRRRGGGALDDMGDLFNDELESDEGGGMIGSQAEEGNESEASPDEDLGRQLILTLQSDSDGSEAIEDNGRPAALARLQRGDFEAIVHGRRSMEPRERRPARGELRNHRPALRITKHPAKHRQDTDGLSAPTRRVLDESQLYQTRLDFSVEGKTPGNRHKAKSDGSKSKSKHHRGDRTSGGSSRGGRGAVRPAIRLDDSVIFATGDFAFSSDSEDIEVMGETLAPRAPLRGPLAQMTVKAGRLYARTTSSPTPAPLQQRRPAAERQLDEGVGKARSWANFDRFPIDFEITPLPMGVYCCGESIPGSGRLGRFLGQLDGEFLDEPRSISAYGVSLHSEMASDEALEVLPIVIDGMVSSIHSFIDVSSAASAIPDLVPLRFFRDYLARADSEKRENLFLPFNNLGQRLNDIFLDSRRVHRHLVLHLLEVRYALLEIVAIAGDRESVFTAATRLISLLLVYGFDRTVRPLRRILSGQADTPEVSDVTVALWVSLLHILAAYDKQHPPPTSNADDTFSIALADALDRRYSGEVGPLAAERIWFLVFGLCAISQFGLDGTVVADYTPFPRWALVKRALGHIKITHSQEVEEAAHLGQLQGRDRYIKTVVARCLRLSSTWRWYFDSRSFSVATRDLGMIFKARQHRNLPTEAPVDFPRFIADFDISLTAADDTRRASAFELWLRLACVAASDLIGAAEELSAAHRAERDVQRLIMSIFPLSAVPFTRTNLPTPKQLGALVNRYSTMVVACYFSPSLLPWLLANSRKWLAFDTADFESRQICIRGLMYLGVACRHHSHPLDTVAELEQLGRSTKLPGFPTGVEIERTMVLVVSCFRQIILHPGYTQRVEPVYPDPVLLHESWTARIFQLDLVKDVKSGLEIVATIQAFLDQRGKALPKRARVARSSRQQESVDDYPSLGFDFDAIDLAALGGDEAPEDPIERQDAAFADTIVTVICPRIYRLLSDMLPASESEEPAKEKGAERLVFINRLTQCWSDCAAIAVVEHQRLGWDVYLARYGQQSWSRIGNELGRIRVGLQFMTNVAHTDPGAFRTHEDEFILLLFQGIVTDRLTIEHKYTSAFFALPGAMDHMLFEGVRAVGVEDLSRSAFMEKRIAILEVVFRNIPGLLSSHLTPAGMKALIWQCINVLVASIVMYEAAIDAHRVLHRQGYRVFAMEVVCALRRYARGHINENAVPGLKTLTWA is encoded by the exons ATGCCTCCCCGCAAGCGCGCACGACGCAGCGGGGTGGAAGAGCCCACCCCAACTTCAACCCCACCGCCATCCCAACCGCCGGGCACGCAGCGCATCCGAACAGTCCCTGCTCCAGGACGAAACAGGTATCGCACACGACACCGGCGCGATGTACGTGGTCCAGAGCTggctgagctcgagggtgggcgcgccgacctcgttcCCCCCTCCGACGATGAAGAGTATGACGAGTGGCGTGCAGTTCGTGCagtcgagcgcgcggaacaagctcgagccgaggctgaggctaCATCTGATGTAGAAGAG CTGTTCACGATGCCGGGTTCCCCGCGCCGAAGGgaccaccttccctcgcaGTCGCCGCCTGTACCCGCTATGGAGCCGGAGGCGCCCGTCCCGCCCCATCCTCCACCGGACTCCGAGCTGGCAGACGAGACGAAGCTTTCACGACTCACTGGGCCGTCTCTCCCGCGACGATCATCACTACCGCCTACATCACCTGTTCGAGCGCCGAGGCACCAACAGGAAGGCCTGGCCGTAACGTCTCCGGGAGGACCCGTCGCAGCGTCTTGGTCACCAAACGGACCCCTCGTGGAGgtcaacgtcgaggagagccAACTGCCTGCTGTCGAGGTCGCAGTCCCAGCAGACGGGGGAATGGGATCACCTatggacgccgaggagagccAGATCCCGGTTGAGGCGGTGGCCGCAAGCCCATCTCCAGCACATCTGGGACTGGGATCGCTCATGAgtgtcgaggagagccagctccccatccctcatgagatgcgcgaggaggaggcgtggGGAATGGATctcgatgtcgtcgaggacgcgccgATGCCAATTGACCTTGAATACAGATCGCGGTCGCCAACCCCATCGTTCGCAGCGTCTGTGCCTCCTCAACCTGTGATGGATCTCGAGGTCTTCAACTACCCTCCTGCCACGATCGAACTGGATCCGGGATCGCAGTCAGGTAGAGAATCACTGGCACGCTCAGTGGCCCCTCAACCTTCCCCAGCCCTG CGACCCCCACCGTCCTCGCCAGAtgccgtcgacctccttgcaGCCAATCGTGCTTCACAGTCCGCTCCAGTGAGGCCACCGCCGTCGCAAACTCGCGACAGTCACATGGCCGTTGCGAGTGTCGCCGACACACCTCAACCCTTCATCGACCCCGCTCTGCTCCAATTCCGTTTCGTGAGGACGTTTCGCACCCGCACTGCCTTGCAACTCCAGCCGTACACTAAGGAGAAGCAGCAGTACGAGAATGCGCTCCGCAAGGGCGGCCTCGCCAAGGGTCGCCGCGCAGTGGCTCCTTCAGCCGAGATTCGCGCGGCGAACGAGCCCGACAAGACCCAGACTCAGGATGACGACTCATCTTCCTACAGTGAAGCCACGCCTCCTGATGCCATCGTGATTGGAGGTACGCAAGATCAGGCGCAGCCACGACGGCTCGAGCCCAAGCCATTGGTCGATGCCGACTACGACGAATACTTCCTCGAgttcggcgaggtcgtcgaggaggaggacgaggttTGTCAGAAGCGGCTCCAGGTCATCGCACGTAAGCGCCTAAGGGTGGCGAAGGAGGCACGTAGGAAAGAACGTGCCGCGGAGCGGACTCGCCGTGGCTTCGAAGCCTTGATGAAGGAGACCGAGAAAGAGAGGGAAGCAGAGCGGAAAAAAGAGGcagagaagaggaaggcTGAGCGAGAGAAGGCCGCGCAGAGGGTTACTGCAGAGAAGCAGAGGAAGGCAGCCGCTAAccaggagcgcgagcgcgagagcaatgcgcgacgaggtggtACTACCCAAAGCGTCAGCAAGAGGACTTCGATGTTGGCCGTCACCGCGAGAGAGAAGAGCGTGCCCAAGGTGCCTCGCTCCAGCACAGTCcggcgagaccgaggtGGATCGGTAGGTGGGAAGGCAGGTGCATCGCTAATGTCCGAGACTTCTGTCAACCACACGCCAGGAGTGCCGGGCCGACCAGTCACTTACAGTCGCCGTCAGCAACGGCCTGTAGTGGAGCTGTCGGACTCTCCGTTatcgtcgccgccgccgtcaccttccccctcccagcGACAAGTCCCCCTACTGCCGAGCGACATTCGTCCACGGGTTTGCACGCCGGCACTCACCTCACCGCTTGACCGCGCACGTCCTCCAACTGTGTCTTCCGGCATGGTGCAGGTGGACATAATGGACCTCGGAGGCGGCCTGGATGACTTTGGAGACGGGATCGACGACATTGGTGGCAATAACTACGGCGACTTTATCGGCAGCGCTGATGGCAAACCAGCCACTCCCCGTCGTTTGTCAAGCCCTCCAGTTGTCCCGACCTCGCGGTCtactcgtcgccgtcgcattgtctcgagctcgagccacTCGTCGGACGGGGACGCCAGTGATTCTTCGCAACTACAGTTCGAcaagcgccgccgcatTGCGGAGCGGATGTTGCCACGGGCGATGCTGAAGCGTCTGGAACAAGAGGCTACCCAGCAGAAACGTCGGAAGGACGACaggcgtcgtcgcgccgcccgcgtAGACGACTCTCCGGTTCGCCCTGGGCACGCGGTcgtgcggcggcgtggtggtggtgcccTTGATGACATGGGTGACCTCTTCAACGACGAATTGGAGTCTGACGAAGGAGGTGGCATGATTGGCTCCCAAGCTGAGGAGGGTAACGAGTCGGAGGCTTCGCCTGACGAGGACTTGGGCCGTCAACTTATCCTCACTCTACAGAGCGACAGTGACGGCTCAGAGGCAATAGAGGATAATGGCCGACCAGCGGCGCTGGCTCGTCTTCAGCGCGGCGACTTCGAGGCCATCGTGCACGGCAGGCGGTCTATGGAGCCACGCGAACGCCGACCAGCACGAGGCGAGCTTCGCAACCACCGTCCCGCGCTGCGCATAACGAAACATCCCGCGAAGCACCGGCAGGACACAGACGGCCTAAGCGCGCCCACCCGacgcgtcctcgatgaGTCGCAGTTGTACCAAACAAGACTGGACTTTTCTGTGGAAGGGAAGACTCCCGGTAATCGTCACAAGGCGAAGTCAGATGGCagcaagagcaagagcaagCACCACAGGGGTGACCGTACTAGTGGCGGCAGCTCTCGTGGTGGAAGGGGAGCAGTGCGCCCAGCcatccgcctcgacgacagcgtCATCTTTGCCACAGGTGATTTCGCATTCTCGAGCGACTCAGAAGACATCGAGGTCATGGGCGAGACTCTTGCACCACGGGCCCCGCTGCGAGGGCCCCTCGCTCAGATGACTGTGAAGGCCGGTCGTCTTTACGCACGGACCACATCCTCACCAACTCCAGCACCCTTGCAACAGCGTCGCCCGGCCGCGGAACGGCAGCTGGATGAAGGAGTGGGCAAGGCTCGGTCCTGGGCGAACTTCGATCGGTTCCCGATCGACTTCGAGATCACACCACTTCCGATGGGCGTGTACTGCTGCGGAGAGAGCATCCCAGGTAGCGGGCGGCTTGGGAGGTTTCTTGGCCAGCTTGACGGCGAGTTTCTGGACGAACCGAGGTCCATTTCAGCGTACGGCGTGTCACTGCACTCGGAGATGGCgtcggacgaggcgctcgaaGTCCTGCCAATCGTCATCGACGGCATGGTGAGCTCGATCCACAGCTTCATCGATGTGAGTTCGGCAGCGAGCGCCATTCCCGATCTCGTGCCGCTGCGGTTCTTCCGTGACTATCTCGCACGAGCCGACAGCGAAAAGCGCGAGAATTTGTTTCTGCCGTTCAATAACCTGGGCCAGCGGCTCAACGACATTTTCTTGGACAgccgccgcgtccaccGGCATCTCGTActccatctccttgagGTTCGCTacgcgctgctcgagaTTGTGGCGATTGCGGGCGACCGTGAGAGCGTCTTCACAGCTGCAACGCGCCTGATCAGCCTGCTTTTGGTGTACGGCTTCGACCGCACGGTTCGTCCGCTTCGACGCATACTGAGTGGCCAGGCCGACACGCCCGAGGTCTCAGATGTCACCGTGGCGCTATGGGTGTCGCTCCTCCACATCCTTGCAGCGTACGATAAGCAGCACCCGCCGCCCACTAGCAACGCAGACGACACCTTCTCCATTGCCCTGGCTGACGCACTGGACCGACGGTACAgcggcgaggttgggcCGCTGGCGGCTGAGCGCATTTGGTTTCTTGTCTTTGGCCTCTGCGCGATCTCCCAGTTCGGCCTGGACGGCACAGTCGTCGCTGACTATACGCCATTCCCGCGGTGGGCACTGGTCAAGCGTGCTCTAGGACACATTAAGATCACGCATAGCCAGgaagtcgaggaggcggcacATCTCGGCCAGCTCCAAGGTCGCGACAGGTACATTAAGACAGTTGTGGCGCGCTGCCTCCGActgtcgtcgacgtggcGGTGGTACTTTGACTCGCGGAGCTTCTCCGTCGCCacgcgcgacctcggcatGATCTTCAAAGCGCGGCAGCACCGCAACCTGCCGACAGAGGCGCCAGTCGACTTTCCCCGCTTCATCGCGGATTTTGACATCTCGTTGACCGCTGCAGACGACACCCGGAGAGCCTCAGCCTTCGAGCTGTGGCTCCGCCTGGCGTGCGTGGCTGCGTCGGATCTTATCGGGGCAGCGGAGGAACTGAGCGCTGCCCACCGTGCCGAGAGAGACGTCCAGCGCCTCATCATGTCCAtcttccctctctccgCGGTGCCGTTCACGCGCACGAATCTGCCAACCCCAAAACAACTCGGCGCTCTCGTGAACCGGTACTCGACAATGGTGGTCGCGTGCTATTTCTCTCCGTCTCTCCTGCCGTGGCTGCTGGCCAACTCGCGCAAGTGGCTCGCCTTTGACACCGCCGACTTTGAATCGCGGCAAATCTGCATCCGCGGGCTCATGTACCTCGGCGTTGCGTGTCGCCATCATTCCCATCCGCTCGATACCGTG GCGGAACTCGAACAGCTCGGCCGTTCCACCAAGCTGCCCGGCTTCCCCACGGgcgtcgagatcgagcgcACCATGGTGCTCGTTGTGTCGTGTTTCCGTCAGATCATCCTTCACCCCGGCTACACGCAGCGCGTAGAGCCCGTCTACCCCGACCCTGTCCTACTTCATGAGT cctGGACCGCGCGCATCttccagctcgacctcgtcaaagACGTCAAGTCAGGGTTAGAGATTGTTGCGACCATCCAAGCCTTCCTGGACCAGCGTGGGAAAGCGCTGCCCAAGCGTGCGCGTGTTGCGCGTTCGTCGCGCCAACAAGAAAGCGTCGACGACTACCCTAGCCTCGGGTTCGACTTTGACGCCATAGACCTCGCCGCATTGGGCGGTGACGAGGCGCCAGAAGACCCGATCGAGCGACAGGACGCGGCCTTTGCGGAC accaTCGTTACTGTCATCTGCCCTCGGATCTATCGCTTGTTGTCGGATATGCTGCCGGCGTCCGAGTCTGAAGAACCAGCCAAAGAGAAAGGtgccgagcgcctcgtctTCATCAACCGCCTCACGCAGTGCTGGAGCGACTGTGCGGCGAtcgcggtcgtcgagcaccaGCGTCTCGGCTGGGACGTGTACCTGGCGCGGTACGGGCAGCAGTCATGGTCGCGCATCGGCAACGAGCTGGGCCGCATCCGCGTCGGCCTGCAGTTCATGACGAACGTGGCGCACACCGATCCTGGGGCTTTCAGAACGCACGAAGACGAGTTCATCCTGCTGCTCTTTCAAGGCATCGTCACTGACCGCCTGACAATCGAGCACAAGTACACGTCTGCGTTCTTCGCCCTGCCGGGTGCAATGGACCACATGCTCTTCGAGGGCGTACGTGCCGTCGGTGTAGAGGACCTCTCGCGGAGCGCGTTTATGGAGAAGCGCATTGCCATTCTGGAGGTCGTGTTCCGCAACATTCCCGGCCTCCTGAGCTCGCACCTCACCCCGGCGGGGATGAAGGCGCTCATCTGGCAGTGCATCAAcgtgctcgtcgccagcaTCGTGATGTACGAAGCTGCGATTGACGCGCACAGGGTGCTGCATCGACAGGGATACAGGGTGTTCGCAATGGAGGTGGTGTGCGCGCTGCGGCGGTATGCTAGGGGGCACATAAACGAGAACGCTGTGCCGGGGCTAAAGACGTTGACGTGGGCGtag
- the YBT1 gene encoding uncharacterized protein (ABC transporter transmembrane region) encodes MSCGVWDGSDFTPCFRDQYIANASLVLAALGAAFLLFPRRRGPEITTASLVPPGGGLLSQLEARVLLRNLASSLSQPDSLDSTKPEEKIASFRRATTGWDRFYYWVSILGALVWIGLEVYRLPSAPEWEDFRPLIFPIVILLMSAAGARALSLLTLHLVPSLLLFRSGKMGNYPSSPLSTIIVVWEVVYWAILVCTPYHDPLDRLVGGAVSRGGVGGPRHIEEPCTALSRATYWFILPFLWKHYWKPITLEEIPAVREDDSAAACVGAFRRFQAAHDAAYEVKHNSPRKRNLAWDLITFFRPELVRQSVVACSFVVLQYLPPTGMRLLLQQIGQPESDRHTGTAALYVAMMAIGQSLSVVVYGNSLMLGRRVCIRMRAIIVGEVFAKALRREDRSGTVKKGADGEDESSSDGKVNNLVSVDAFAISEVCAYVFMLVSSPFALAVNLTLLYMTLGPAAVAGVAVLVALIPVQTVLGRLFTVFQRRLMSATDKRLDAATEVISFMKLIKYNSWQGKFLERMSGTRTAELGELAKRFAIMSLSDILVWATPVFVTGTAFGVHVLLFKQPLTPDRAFASLVLFNMLRDPLGLFQDVAIRLIQAYTSACRIQDFLNEPETLKYTQVSTPGPSDPAIGFHDALFSYPGEEGPGIDGAQPFRLGELNLSFPKGELSLVTGPVGSGKTTLILSLLGETVLLTGEVFMPNDRASRDLCPVDPVTGLSNTVAYCAQTAWLIGASIRENIVFGSEWDETRYKAVVHACALERDFEIFDLGDETEVGEKGTTCSGGQKARIALARALYSSAATVILDDVLSAVDAQTARHIYTHVLKGPLMKGRTCILVTHAVGLCLPAASFVVMLDDGKAVSGTPAMLVASGALEAESEPSSPTEGETPDAVNAEESISTSSTKTSRSRRRSVFQGGDVDDSIEDNLDGMDYDALVAKKRLDAIAAGDGLTRSTSRLSAMTAEDQLPDKRLVQDEESNQGSVRWGTYLLYFRAEGGVPFWIVLSTTFIGAQVLQFLSNWWIKEWSGADQDATRLEIHNSVLTKAEHSVQYYLLIYLAISGVYVALIAARIGMSFMGSLHASEWLYSRMLARILGAKLRFFDATPSGRILNRLSKDMSSIDQETTLILMLFVNSVLSCVTVLIVVAYSSPAFLIAFPVITVLYWIVGTLYVTTSREIKRYDSVTRSPIFVSFSEALVGMSTIRSYGDSARFMSKLLSELDTNTRCFWYLWQANRALNVLSNFIGTLITVAACVLALQSGMNAAAAGLSITYALSFTDYVLWVVRLYADAEMTMNSVERISEYLELEQEEPKESKGVEPPAPWPSRDGSIVVSNLTCKYAPQLDPVLRDLSFVIGPGEKIGICGRTGSGKSTLALSFFRFLYQERGSIVIDGLDIGKLSLATLRSRLTILPQEAQLFSGTVRDNMDPFGQHEDVEIWDALRQCGLTGRTPGASLAASRAMSRSASRAASRRGSVQDLVRVASGLDGPGSASASSLSFALGFDEERVMIRSLDEPVAAGGRNFSQGQRQLLALARGLLKLRNSSFLIMDESTANLDHATDATIQNVIRTGLEHTQMLVIAHRLMTVCGLDKILVLDHGRKIEFGTPWDLLQDPNGSFRQLCRQSGEEAQLMELAKSVHERKQEAQQKQ; translated from the exons ATGAGCTGCGGCGTGTGGGATGGCAGCGACTTTACGCCGTGTTTCCGTGACCA ataCATAGCCAATGCGtcgctcgtcctcgccgcgctcggcgccgcaTTCCTTTTGTtcccccgccgccgagggccCGAGATTACGACAGCCTCCCTCGTCCCtcccggcggcggcctcctATCGCAACTCGAAGCGCGCGTCCTACTACGCAACCTGGCGAGTAGTCTTTCCCAGCCTGACTCTCTGGACTCGACAAAGCCAGAAGAGAAGATCGCGTCCttccgccgcgccaccaccgGCTGGGACCGCTTTTATTACTGGGTCTCCATCTTGGGCGCCCTAGTGTGGATTGGACTCGAGGTTTATCGACTCCCCTCCGCGCCAGAATGGGAAGATTTCCGCCCCCTCATCTTTCCC ATCGTCATTCTGCTCATGAGCGCGGCTGGTGCCCGCGCTTTGTCGCTGCTCACACTCCATCTCGTGCCGTCGTTGTTGCTGTTCCGGTCAGGCAAGATGGGGAATTACCCGTCGTCCCCGTTGTCGACGATCATTGTTGTTTGGGAGGTCGTTTATTGGGCAATCTTGGTTTGCACGCCATACCACGATCCCTTGGATCGGTTGGTTGGAGGTGCTGTGTCAagaggtggggtggggggacCGAGACATATTGAGGAGCCTTGTA CCGCCCTCTCGCGCGCAACATATTGGTTCATCCTCCCATTCTTGTGGAAGCACTACTGGAAGCCGATCACGCTCGAGGAAATCCCTGCTGTCCGCGAGGATGACAGCGCTGCGGCTTGCGTCGGCGCGTTCCGCCGCTTCCAGGCTGCACACGACGCCGCTTACGAGGTCAAGCACAACTCGCCGCGGAAGCGCAACCTTGCCTGGGATCTCATTACGTTCTTTCgccccgagctcgtgcgACAGAGCGTCGTCGCGTGCTCGttcgtcgtcctccaaTACCTTCCGCCGACGGGGATGCGACTGCTCTTGCAGCAGATTGGTCAGCCAGAAAGTGACCGTCACACCGGCACGGCGGCGCTGTACGTCGCTATGA tggCGATCGGACAGAGCCTCAGCGTGGTGGTGTACGGCAACTCCTTGATGCTCGGGCGACGCGTTTGCATCCGCATGCGCGCAATCATTGTCGGCGAAGTGTTCGCCAAGGccctccgccgcgaggACCGTTCCGGGACCGTGAAGAAGGGCGctgatggcgaggacgagtcgtcgtcagaCGGCAAGGTTAACAACCTCGTGTCGGTCGACGCGTTTGCCATCTCCGAGGTCTGCGCGTACGTTTTCATGCTTGTCAGCTCCCCAttcgccctcgccgtcaacCTCACGTTGCTGTACATGACGCTCGGCCCAGCAGCCGTGGCGGGTGTGGCTGTCCTGGTCGCACTCATTCCCGTCCAGACGGTTTTGGGCCGACTGTTCACCGTGttccagcgccgcctcatGAGTGCAACCGATAAGCGTCTCGACGCAGCCACAGAGGTCATCTCGTTCATGAAGCTGATAAAGTACAACTCGTGGCAGGGCAAGTTTCTGGAACGCATGAGCGGCACGCGCactgccgagctcggcgagctcgccaagcgctTCGCAATCATGTCTCTCTCTGACATTCTCGTATGGGCCACACCTGTGTTCGTTACGGGCACTGCGTTCGGCGTGCACGTCCTGCTGTTCAAGCAACCGCTCACGCCGGACCGCGCATTCGCCTCACTCGTCCTGTTCAACATGCTGCGTGACCCGCTCGGCCTCTTCCAGGACGTCGCCATCCGCCTCATACAAGCCTACACGTCTGCGTGCCGCATCCAGGACTTCCTCAACGAACCCGAGACTCTCAAGTATACGCAGGTGTCGACGCCCGGGCCTTCGGACCCGGCCATCGGCTTCCACGACGCCCTCTTCTCCTACcccggcgaggagggcccCGGAATAGACGGCGCGCAACCcttccgcctcggcgagcttaATCTCTCATTCCCCAAGGGCGAGCTCAGCCTCGTCACAGGCCCAGTTGGTTCAGGCAAGACGACGCTCatcctctcgctcctcggTGAGACGGTTCTGCTCACAGGTGAAGTATTCATGCCCAACGACCGTGCCAGCCGCGACCTCTGCCCCGTTGACCCGGTCACGGGCTTGTCCAACACTGTAGCGTACTGCGCGCAGACAGCGTGGCTCATCGGCGCGTCGATCCGTGAGAACATTGTCTTCGGCTCGGAGTGGGACGAGACACGGTACAAGGCCGTCGTACATgcgtgcgcgctcgagcgcgacttTGAGATCTTCGACCTCGGGGATGAGACTGAAGTCGGGGAGAAGGGCACGACATGCTCCGGCGGTCAGAAGGCACGTATCGCCCTCGCACGCGCGCTCTACTCGTCGGCAGCGACagtcatcctcgacgacgtcctGTCTGCCGTCGACGCACAAACTGCCCGTCACATCTATACGCACGTCCTCAAAGGGCCGCTCATGAAGGGCCGCACTTGCATCCTCGTGACTCACGCCGTCGGCCTCTGCCTCCCCGCTGCCAGCTTTGTGGTAATGCTTGACGACGGCAAGGCCGTGAGCGGGACGCCCGCCATGCTCGTAGCATCCGGggcgctcgaggctgaGTCTGAGCCGAGCTCACCGACGGAAGGCGAGACGCCTGACGCCGTCAATGCGGAGGAGAGCATTAGCACGTCCAGCACGAAgacctcgcgctcgcgccgccgttcGGTGTTTCAGGGTGGAGACGTAGACGACAGCATCGAGGACAACCTCGACGGAATGGATTACGACGCACTCGTTGCGAAgaagcgcctcgacgccatcgcTGCCGGCGACGGTCTGACGCGCTCCACTTCCCGCTTGAGCGCAATGACTGCAGAGGACCAGCTGCCCGATAAGCGGCTTGTGCAGGACGAAGAGTCCAACCAAGGCTCGGTCCGCTGGGGGACGTACCTCCTCTACTTCCGCGCCGAAGGTGGTGTGCCATTCTGGATCGTCCTGTCTACCACGTTCATCGGGGCCCAGGTGCTCCAGTTCCTCTCGAACTGGTGGATTAAGGAATGGTCTGGTGCGGACCAagacgcgacgcgcctcGAGATCCACAATAGCGTGCTCACCAAGGCCGAACACTCGGTGCAGTACTACCTCCTCATCTACCTCGCAATCTCGGGAGTGTATGTCGCCCTCATTGCAGCGCGTATCGGTATGTCTTTCATGGGCTCGCTACACGCCAGTGAGTGGCTGTACTCGCGAATGTTGGCACGCATCCTCGGTGCCAAGCTGCGTTTCTTTgacgcgacgccgagcgggCGCATCTTGAACCGTCTCAGCAAGGATATGTCGTCCATCGACCAGGAGACGACTTTGATCCTCATGCTCTTTGTCAACTCGGTGCTCTCGTGCGTAACAGTGTTGATTGTCGTCGCGTACTCGTCGCCGGCATTCCTCATTGCGTTCCCCGTCATCACGGTCCTCTACTGGATCGTTGGGACGCTGTATgtgacgacgtcgcgcgaAATCAAGCGCTACGACAGCGTCACACGCTCACCTATTTTTGTGTCCTTCTCCGAGGCGCTGGTGGGTATGTCGACGATCCGCTCGTACGGAGACAGCGCACGCTTCATGTCCAAGTTACTGAGCGAGCTTGACACCAATACCCGCTGCTTCTGGTATTTGTGGCAGGCAAACCGCGCACTGAATGTTCTCTCCAACTTTATCGGCACGCTCATCACCGTCGCTGCTTGCGTACTAGCCCTGCAGTCTGGGATGAACGCCGCGGCAGCCGGCCTCTCAATTACCTACGCCCTCTCGTTCACCGACTACGTCCTTTGGGTTGTGCGTCTGTACGCCGATGCGGAAATGACCATGAACagcgtcgagcgcatctCAGAGT ACCTGGAGctggagcaggaggagccCAAAGAGAGCAAGGGCGTGGAGCCACCCGCACCATGGCCAAGCCGCGATGGTTCGATCGTTGTCTCCAATCTCACGTGCAAATATGCCCCACAACTCGACCCTGTGCTCCGGGACCTATCGTTTGTAATCGGGCCGGGTGAGAAAATCGGAATATGTGGCCGAACAGGCTCGGGCAAGAGCACACTCGCCCTGTCCTTCTTCCGTTTCCTGTATCAAGAAAGAGGGAGCATTGTCATTGATGGCCTGGACATTGGCAAGCTCAGCCTCGCAACCCTAAGGTCACGCCTGACTATTCTGCCACAAG AAGCCCAGCTATTTTCCGGAACGGTCCGCGACAACATGGATCCGTTTGGGCAGCACGAGGACGTCGAAATCTGGGACGCACTGCGACAGTGCGGACTGACTGGGCGCACACCGGGCGCTTCGCTAGCAGCATCGCGGGCAATGAGCCGTAGCGCCAGTCGCGCAGCGAGTCGGCGCGGGTCGGTGCAGGACCTTGTGCGTGTTGCCTCCGGTCTGGACGGGCCTGGTTCGGCTTCTGCTTCCTCGCTGAGCTTCGCGCTGGGTttcgacgaggagcgcgtcatGATCCGCTCGCTGGACGAACCAGTTGCTGCGGGTGGAAGGAACTTCTCACAGGGCCAGCGTCAATTGCTCGCGCTAGCGCGCGGCTTGCTCAAGCTCCGCAACTCGTCGTTCCTCATCATGGACGAGAGCACAGCAAACCTCGACCATGCGACAGACGCGACTATTCAGAACGTGATACGCACGGGACTGGAGCATACGCAGATGCTCGTCATTGCGCATCGCCTCATGACGGTCTGTGGGTTGGACAA AATCCTGGTTCTCGACCACGGGCGCAAGATCGAGTTCGGCACCCCGTGGGATCTCCTGCAGGATCCCAATGGGTCTTTCCGTCAACTGTGTCGCCAgagcggagaggaggcccAACTGATGGAA cttGCAAAGAGCGTGCACGAGCGCAAGCAGGAAGCGCAGCAGAAGCAGTAG